In Gulosibacter molinativorax, a single window of DNA contains:
- a CDS encoding nucleotidyltransferase family protein: MSQIVPTPESLALRELVDLHRDEFQLLLDKYSATNPRMFGSVARGTAREDSDIDILVDMDERDGNLLMRASGLMEETRELFKRDDIDVFPAQLLRRSISESALRDAVAI; encoded by the coding sequence ATGTCGCAAATCGTCCCGACGCCGGAGTCACTCGCCCTCCGCGAGCTTGTCGACCTGCACCGTGACGAGTTTCAATTGCTGCTCGACAAATACTCCGCAACAAATCCCAGAATGTTTGGTTCCGTCGCCCGCGGGACTGCTCGCGAGGATAGCGACATCGACATCCTCGTCGATATGGACGAAAGGGACGGAAACCTATTAATGCGGGCATCCGGCCTGATGGAAGAAACGCGTGAGTTGTTCAAGCGTGACGACATCGACGTGTTCCCGGCGCAGCTACTTCGGCGTTCGATTTCCGAGTCGGCGCTTCGCGATGCGGTCGCGATATGA
- a CDS encoding ImmA/IrrE family metallo-endopeptidase, protein MTALPNYAVAPGEHIAEWLDDQGINAAELARRLGVTPKHVSELLAGKAPLSATVALGLERVTGIPARIWNRFEATFREDLARLAEDDKLKAQYDQAKQFPLSYLRRWGFIEASAHDKAGNVRGLLSILRIGHLDAFDNTWVHSKVAYRKATLKNDKSHEQAIWLALGELQAGLDDLPDYDEAALQALIPRLRTFTAEPNPVAAIADAKALLREVGVALSLIPPIPGFGVDGATRWIQGHPVMQLSVRGKKDDQLWFTLFHELGHVLLHGHNTLFLHGVGDGAETEADEFAALTLVPAQYRDRLPSGRNIDAVRELAAELGIAPSIVLGQAQRITEDYAWGQQLKVTLNWDSGSADSDSASSRSAGTDAANN, encoded by the coding sequence ATGACCGCATTACCTAACTACGCCGTTGCTCCAGGCGAGCACATTGCCGAATGGCTCGATGATCAGGGCATCAACGCCGCGGAACTCGCTCGCCGTCTCGGCGTGACACCGAAGCACGTCTCGGAACTGCTCGCAGGCAAGGCGCCGCTCTCCGCAACGGTCGCCCTCGGCCTCGAGCGGGTGACGGGCATCCCGGCCCGAATCTGGAATCGATTCGAAGCCACCTTCCGTGAAGACCTCGCGCGCCTCGCGGAAGACGACAAGCTGAAGGCACAGTACGACCAGGCGAAGCAATTTCCGCTCTCTTACCTGCGAAGGTGGGGATTCATCGAAGCGTCGGCGCATGACAAGGCGGGCAATGTCCGTGGACTGCTCTCGATTCTACGAATCGGTCACCTGGACGCATTCGACAACACTTGGGTGCACTCCAAAGTGGCCTACCGCAAGGCCACGCTCAAGAACGACAAGTCGCACGAGCAGGCCATCTGGCTCGCCCTCGGCGAGCTTCAGGCAGGCCTCGACGACCTTCCCGACTACGACGAGGCCGCACTTCAAGCACTCATTCCGCGGCTCCGCACGTTCACCGCGGAACCGAATCCTGTCGCTGCCATTGCCGACGCCAAGGCGCTCCTCAGGGAGGTCGGCGTTGCCTTGAGTCTCATCCCACCCATCCCAGGCTTTGGCGTTGACGGTGCCACCCGCTGGATACAGGGCCACCCGGTCATGCAACTTTCCGTGCGCGGAAAGAAAGACGACCAGCTCTGGTTCACGCTCTTTCACGAACTCGGGCACGTGCTGTTGCACGGCCACAACACCCTCTTTCTGCATGGCGTTGGCGACGGCGCAGAAACCGAGGCCGACGAATTCGCGGCTCTGACGCTCGTACCCGCGCAGTATCGTGATCGGCTCCCGAGCGGCCGCAACATCGACGCGGTGCGTGAGCTCGCGGCCGAACTCGGCATCGCGCCGAGCATCGTCCTCGGCCAGGCGCAGCGCATCACGGAGGATTACGCGTGGGGTCAGCAACTGAAAGTTACGCTGAACTGGGATTCGGGCTCCGCAGATTCGGACTCGGCGAGTTCACGCTCGGCGGGTACAGACGCGGCGAACAACTAG
- a CDS encoding restriction endonuclease subunit S, which translates to MFSLPRSDRAGDGWQKRSLRSILTPRSERNRPDLPLLTVARERGVFVRSKDDANHNVIPEDLSNYKVAREGDLVINKMKAWQGSLGLAPVDGIVSPAYFVFEAEFANLKFGEYLLRSKPFVAKFAAASDGVRIGQWDLDIPRMRNIEVILPSQDEQAAIVKYLAHANARIDKAITAKRRLIALLEEQRGKVVRDILAGRLTLGETSSVTIQGWTTKRLKWVTRLQRGYDLPADKRRPGAFPVISSGGVIGTHDEPRASGPGVVMGRYGSTDAVFFVESDFWPHNTSLFVTDFQGNDPMWCYWTLRSIGKSKYSGKSAVPGIDRKDLFDIPIAVPPRQVQQLMVGEIERENVDIDRLVRRSNRETDLLQEFRTRLVADVVTGQVDVRAIAATLPDAPEAVADLVSDSDDELIEALETADV; encoded by the coding sequence ATGTTTTCTCTTCCAAGAAGCGATAGAGCGGGTGACGGTTGGCAGAAGCGGTCTCTGCGCTCGATACTCACGCCTCGGAGTGAGCGAAATCGCCCGGATCTGCCGCTGCTCACTGTGGCAAGGGAACGCGGAGTGTTCGTACGGTCAAAGGATGATGCCAATCACAATGTGATCCCGGAGGACCTCAGCAATTACAAAGTCGCGCGCGAAGGCGACCTTGTCATCAACAAGATGAAGGCGTGGCAGGGTTCTCTTGGGCTCGCTCCTGTTGACGGGATAGTCAGCCCCGCATACTTCGTGTTTGAAGCAGAGTTTGCGAATCTCAAGTTCGGTGAGTATCTATTACGAAGTAAGCCGTTTGTCGCCAAATTCGCTGCTGCGTCTGATGGTGTTCGGATTGGACAATGGGATCTCGATATTCCTCGCATGCGCAACATCGAGGTGATCCTGCCGTCCCAGGACGAGCAGGCAGCGATCGTGAAGTACCTCGCCCACGCGAACGCCCGCATCGACAAGGCCATCACCGCCAAGCGCCGCCTCATCGCCCTCCTTGAAGAGCAGAGGGGGAAAGTCGTCCGTGACATTCTTGCTGGTCGTCTAACACTTGGAGAAACTTCTTCGGTGACGATTCAAGGCTGGACGACTAAGCGTTTGAAGTGGGTTACTCGACTCCAGCGTGGTTACGACCTTCCTGCAGATAAGCGTCGACCCGGTGCATTCCCAGTTATTTCTTCCGGTGGTGTCATTGGGACGCACGATGAGCCGCGGGCATCGGGGCCTGGTGTGGTCATGGGTAGGTATGGTTCGACAGACGCGGTTTTCTTCGTCGAGTCCGATTTTTGGCCCCACAACACATCCCTATTCGTTACAGACTTTCAAGGTAATGATCCGATGTGGTGTTATTGGACGTTGCGCTCGATCGGGAAGTCAAAGTACTCAGGCAAGTCTGCAGTTCCAGGAATTGACCGAAAAGATCTTTTCGATATACCCATCGCAGTTCCACCTCGACAAGTACAGCAACTAATGGTAGGTGAAATCGAACGCGAGAATGTTGACATTGACCGGCTTGTTCGTAGATCCAACCGGGAAACCGATCTCCTCCAAGAGTTTCGAACTCGCCTAGTCGCCGACGTCGTAACAGGACAGGTCGACGTTCGGGCAATCGCGGCTACACTCCCCGATGCCCCCGAAGCGGTCGCTGATCTCGTCAGTGATTCTGACGACGAATTGATCGAAGCCTTGGAGACTGCCGATGTGTAG
- a CDS encoding type I restriction-modification system subunit M, which produces MPNTSIDHARIVSLIWGIADDVLRDLYVRGKYRDVILPFTVIRRLDSVLEPTRDAVMNMKAKLDDAGIANQDGPLRAAAGQHFYNTSGFTLKDLRNRANATRLRQDFEAYLDGFSPNVQEIIDNFELRHQLPRLTKADALGSLIEKFLQPDLDLSPNGIDNHGMGTVFEELVRKFNEENNEEAGEHWTPRDAVRLMTRLMFEPVADAIPSGTYRLYDGAMGTGGMLTVAEETLRHLTEPKGKKVSTHLYGQEINAETYAIAKADLILKGDGDAADNIKGGPEYSTLSNDAFAGQEFDFMLSNPPYGKSWKTDQERLGGAKRIIDPRFVVEHNGDPEYSLVTRSSDGQLMFLVNLIAKMKQSTELGSRIASVHNGSSLFTGDAGQGESNIRRWIIENDWLEAIVALPLKMFYNTGIATYVWVLSNRKEERRKGKVQLINATDWFTPLRKNLGEKGVEVTQSDADKVLEAFNAFEAYDDPDHSKVFDGVDFGYTKITVERPLRIAGIDPNRVYSAKEIKQLKEHGVRDESAPPVIRKALPFAATMDPLYGRYEAEVGGRMRVVEYEPDTELRDTEQVPLTEPSGDYADGVEAFFRREVEPYAPDAWIDDSKTKVGYEISFTRHFYKPAPMRTLAEIQADIRALEAETEDLIAEIAGDH; this is translated from the coding sequence TTGCCGAATACCTCGATCGATCACGCACGTATCGTCTCGCTCATTTGGGGTATCGCGGATGATGTGCTGCGTGACTTGTACGTGCGGGGTAAATACCGGGATGTGATCCTGCCGTTCACGGTCATTCGCCGACTCGACAGCGTGCTTGAGCCGACCCGTGATGCGGTGATGAACATGAAGGCGAAGCTCGACGACGCTGGCATCGCGAATCAGGATGGGCCGCTGCGGGCCGCGGCTGGTCAGCATTTTTACAACACGTCAGGATTCACGCTCAAGGACCTTCGTAATCGGGCAAACGCCACGCGCTTGCGCCAAGATTTCGAGGCGTACCTCGACGGCTTCTCCCCGAATGTGCAAGAAATCATCGACAACTTCGAGTTGCGCCACCAGCTGCCGCGGCTCACGAAGGCGGATGCGCTCGGGTCGCTCATCGAGAAATTCCTACAGCCAGACCTCGACTTGTCTCCGAATGGCATCGACAACCATGGCATGGGCACGGTGTTCGAGGAGCTCGTCCGGAAATTCAATGAAGAAAACAACGAAGAGGCGGGTGAGCACTGGACCCCGCGTGACGCGGTTCGCCTCATGACTCGACTCATGTTCGAGCCAGTCGCGGATGCGATTCCCTCGGGTACCTATCGGCTGTACGACGGTGCCATGGGTACTGGCGGGATGCTCACGGTTGCCGAAGAGACGCTGCGGCACCTCACGGAGCCGAAGGGTAAGAAGGTCTCTACGCACCTGTACGGCCAGGAGATCAACGCCGAGACGTACGCGATCGCGAAGGCCGACCTGATCCTGAAGGGTGACGGCGACGCGGCCGACAACATCAAGGGTGGGCCGGAATACTCGACGCTCTCGAACGATGCGTTTGCGGGTCAAGAGTTCGACTTCATGCTCTCGAATCCGCCGTACGGCAAGAGCTGGAAGACCGACCAGGAGCGTCTTGGCGGGGCGAAGCGCATCATCGACCCGCGCTTCGTCGTTGAGCACAATGGTGATCCGGAATACTCGCTTGTGACTCGCAGCAGCGATGGCCAGCTGATGTTCCTGGTGAACCTGATCGCGAAGATGAAGCAGAGCACGGAGCTGGGTTCGCGGATCGCGTCCGTGCATAACGGCTCGTCGCTGTTTACGGGGGATGCTGGCCAGGGTGAGAGCAATATCCGCCGCTGGATCATCGAGAACGACTGGCTGGAAGCGATCGTCGCGCTCCCGCTGAAGATGTTCTACAACACCGGTATCGCAACCTACGTGTGGGTGCTTTCGAACCGCAAGGAGGAGCGCCGCAAGGGCAAGGTGCAGCTCATCAATGCCACCGACTGGTTCACGCCGTTGCGGAAAAACCTCGGGGAGAAAGGCGTGGAAGTTACGCAGTCGGATGCTGACAAGGTGCTGGAAGCCTTCAACGCGTTCGAGGCGTACGACGATCCCGATCATTCGAAGGTCTTCGATGGCGTCGACTTCGGCTACACCAAGATCACGGTTGAGCGTCCGCTGCGCATCGCGGGCATCGACCCGAACAGAGTGTATTCGGCCAAAGAAATCAAGCAACTCAAGGAACACGGGGTTCGCGACGAGTCTGCGCCGCCGGTCATCAGGAAAGCGCTGCCGTTTGCGGCGACTATGGACCCTCTGTATGGACGTTACGAGGCCGAGGTAGGTGGCCGGATGCGCGTGGTCGAATACGAGCCCGACACTGAGTTGCGCGATACCGAGCAGGTGCCGCTGACCGAGCCTTCGGGAGACTACGCCGACGGCGTTGAGGCGTTCTTCCGTCGCGAGGTCGAACCGTACGCTCCGGATGCGTGGATCGACGACTCGAAAACAAAGGTCGGCTATGAGATCTCCTTCACCCGACACTTCTATAAGCCCGCGCCGATGCGCACGCTCGCCGAGATTCAGGCCGATATCCGCGCGCTGGAGGCAGAAACCGAAGACCTCATTGCTGAGATCGCTGGTGATCACTGA
- a CDS encoding type I restriction endonuclease subunit R yields MRRLNEENLEAVIVEQMTAGGWNEGRAADFDASYALDLTEFAAFIAATQPSLVEPLGLGEESPTRHKFLARLQGEITKRGIVHLLRNGVEHLGNHVDLYYPTPTDGNADAAAKFAANRYTITRQVHHSISKPGDAIDLVASVNGLPVFTFELKNSITKQTVDDAVQQYQRDRDPRDPLFGFGRTIAHFALDDQRVKFSTQLKGKASWFLPFDQGYNDGAGNPPNPMGIQTDYLWRRIIAPKSLAGIIENYAQIVEERNPRTGKKTRKAIFPRYHQLDVVRKLLADVAANGAGQRYLIQHSAGSGKSNSIAWLTHQLTETTHGGKIAFDSIIVVTDRIILDNQLTQTIKSFLQVGSTVMHADRSGDLRRAITAGKKIIITTVQKFPYILDDIGTEHRDRTFAIIIDEAHSSQGTKTSAAVSRALAGIESADDEEVTFEDEINAIIEGKKMLSNASYFAFTATPKNKTLQMFGNPVARLDGSIGYEPFHSYTMKQAIQEGFIMDVLANYTPVGSYYRLMKTVADDPEFDAKRASKKLRAYVEGNEHAIAQKSAIMVEHFLDQVIAKQKVGGQARAMIVTSSIDRCIQYFHAVRDALAERKSPYKAVVAFSGEHEYLGDNVTEASLNGFPSRAIAEKIQQDPFRILVVANKFQTGYDEPLLHTMYVDKTLSDVLAVQTLSRLNRAHPAKRDTFVLDFANDAEAIKRAFDPYYRTTVLSQETDANKLHDLINDLDGFGVYTTEQVDEFVERYLAGVDVAELYSILDASVTEYSELLDEEDQVKFKGDAKAFLRTYNFLSTVLPYGSVEWEKRSIFLDNLVPRLPAPREEDLSFGILENIDLESYRAEKAVAMQIVLEDEDGVLEPVPATGGGLGSDPELERLSAIVKSFNEHFGNIDWEDADRIQQRITEEIPRLVSQDEAYRNAQANNDPTNARVESDRALSKAMFSLIADETQLFKAFQDNESFKHGSKRRSSERLTRRVPELRGCHR; encoded by the coding sequence GTGCGGCGACTCAATGAAGAGAACCTCGAGGCGGTCATCGTCGAGCAGATGACTGCCGGCGGCTGGAACGAAGGCCGAGCTGCCGACTTCGACGCCTCCTACGCGCTCGATCTCACCGAGTTCGCCGCATTTATTGCCGCGACCCAGCCAAGCCTCGTCGAGCCGCTCGGGCTCGGCGAAGAATCGCCAACCCGCCATAAGTTCCTCGCCCGACTTCAGGGCGAAATAACGAAGCGCGGCATCGTGCACTTGCTCCGGAACGGCGTCGAACACCTCGGGAATCACGTGGACCTCTACTATCCGACGCCCACCGACGGCAACGCCGACGCCGCAGCGAAGTTCGCCGCGAACCGCTACACCATCACCCGCCAGGTCCACCACAGCATCAGCAAACCCGGCGACGCCATTGACCTCGTCGCTTCCGTCAACGGCCTGCCGGTGTTCACCTTCGAACTCAAGAACAGCATTACCAAGCAGACCGTTGACGACGCGGTGCAGCAATACCAACGTGATCGGGACCCTCGCGACCCGCTCTTCGGGTTTGGACGAACCATTGCCCACTTCGCGCTCGACGACCAGCGGGTGAAATTCAGCACCCAGTTGAAGGGCAAAGCATCCTGGTTCCTGCCGTTTGACCAGGGATACAACGATGGTGCCGGAAACCCGCCGAACCCCATGGGCATCCAGACCGACTACCTGTGGCGACGCATCATTGCACCGAAAAGCTTGGCCGGGATCATCGAAAACTACGCGCAGATCGTCGAGGAGCGAAACCCCAGGACCGGCAAGAAAACGCGCAAGGCGATCTTCCCGCGGTACCACCAGCTCGACGTCGTCCGGAAGCTGCTCGCTGACGTCGCCGCAAACGGCGCCGGGCAGCGCTACCTCATCCAGCACTCCGCCGGGAGCGGCAAATCGAACTCGATCGCGTGGCTCACCCACCAGCTCACCGAAACGACCCACGGGGGCAAGATCGCGTTCGACTCGATCATCGTCGTGACCGACCGCATCATCCTCGACAATCAGCTCACGCAGACCATCAAGTCCTTCCTGCAGGTCGGTTCGACCGTGATGCACGCCGACCGCTCGGGAGATCTCCGTCGCGCAATCACCGCCGGCAAGAAGATCATTATCACGACCGTGCAAAAGTTCCCCTACATCCTCGACGACATCGGGACCGAGCACCGCGATCGCACCTTCGCGATCATCATCGACGAGGCACACTCTTCGCAAGGAACGAAGACCTCCGCGGCCGTCTCCCGCGCTCTGGCTGGTATCGAATCCGCGGATGACGAAGAAGTTACCTTCGAGGACGAGATCAACGCGATCATCGAGGGCAAGAAAATGCTCTCGAACGCGAGCTACTTCGCCTTCACTGCGACCCCGAAAAACAAGACGCTGCAGATGTTCGGCAACCCGGTTGCCCGGCTCGACGGCAGCATTGGGTACGAGCCGTTCCACAGCTACACGATGAAGCAAGCCATTCAAGAGGGCTTCATCATGGATGTGCTGGCAAACTACACTCCGGTCGGAAGCTATTACCGGCTGATGAAAACCGTTGCGGACGACCCCGAGTTCGACGCCAAACGCGCATCCAAGAAGCTGCGAGCGTATGTGGAAGGCAACGAACACGCGATTGCGCAGAAATCCGCGATCATGGTCGAGCACTTCCTCGATCAGGTCATCGCCAAGCAGAAGGTCGGTGGCCAGGCGCGGGCAATGATCGTGACCTCATCGATCGATCGCTGCATCCAGTATTTTCACGCGGTCCGGGATGCGCTCGCCGAACGGAAGAGCCCCTACAAGGCCGTCGTGGCATTCTCGGGGGAGCACGAGTACCTCGGCGACAATGTCACCGAAGCAAGCTTGAACGGATTCCCTTCGAGGGCCATCGCGGAGAAGATTCAGCAAGACCCGTTCCGCATCCTCGTCGTGGCCAACAAATTCCAGACAGGCTACGACGAACCGCTCCTGCACACCATGTACGTCGATAAGACCCTCTCGGACGTGCTCGCTGTCCAGACCCTCTCGCGACTGAACCGGGCGCATCCCGCCAAGCGCGACACCTTCGTGCTCGACTTCGCGAACGATGCCGAAGCCATCAAGCGCGCCTTCGACCCGTACTACCGCACTACGGTGCTGTCGCAAGAGACAGACGCCAATAAGCTGCACGATCTCATCAACGATCTCGATGGCTTCGGCGTCTACACGACTGAGCAAGTTGATGAGTTCGTCGAGCGGTATCTCGCCGGTGTTGATGTCGCTGAGCTCTACTCGATCTTGGATGCATCGGTCACGGAATACTCTGAGTTGCTCGACGAAGAGGACCAGGTGAAGTTCAAGGGTGATGCCAAAGCATTCCTGCGCACCTACAACTTCCTCTCCACGGTGCTTCCGTACGGCAGCGTGGAATGGGAGAAGCGTTCGATCTTTCTCGACAACCTGGTGCCGAGGCTGCCCGCGCCTCGAGAGGAAGACCTGAGCTTCGGCATCCTCGAGAACATCGACCTCGAATCGTATCGAGCCGAGAAGGCTGTCGCGATGCAGATCGTCCTCGAGGACGAGGACGGAGTGCTCGAGCCTGTTCCGGCGACGGGTGGCGGCCTCGGCTCGGACCCCGAGCTAGAGCGGCTCTCGGCGATTGTGAAGAGCTTCAACGAGCACTTCGGCAATATCGACTGGGAGGATGCGGACCGCATCCAGCAGCGCATCACGGAGGAGATCCCTCGCCTTGTCTCGCAAGATGAGGCCTACCGGAATGCGCAGGCGAATAATGACCCGACGAACGCTCGCGTCGAAAGCGACCGCGCGCTCAGCAAGGCCATGTTCAGCCTGATCGCCGACGAGACGCAGCTCTTTAAGGCCTTCCAGGATAACGAGAGCTTCAAGCATGGCTCGAAGAGGCGGTCTTCAGAGCGACTTACAAGAAGAGTGCCTGAGCTCCGAGGCTGTCATAGGTAG
- a CDS encoding excinuclease ABC subunit UvrA, whose protein sequence is MSLISTMPEHIRVRDARVHNLKSVDVDVPLQRLVGIAGVSGSGKSSLALGVLYAEGSRRYLEALSTYTRRRMAQSPRAAVDSVEHVPAALALRQRPGVPDVRSTFGTSTELLNVLRLMFSRLASHLCPNGHRVPPTIDVAAEVPFACPTCGETVHPPGAEALAFNSGGACPRCQGIGVVRTVDDAALVPDESKTIDEGAVLPWQVFGFNVQPDIVREFGVRTDVPWRELTDDEREIVFDGPEEKKHITVTSKKGIHELDFTFRNARLTVTEELKRADTDKRLAKVSRFLREGTCPECGGSRLSPAARAPEIHGQNLAEISALPLEDVLAWVPTVADALPGSMQEMAAALIDTFEGMARRLIELGLGYLALDRAGSTLSTGERQRAQLARSVRNRTTGVLYVLDEPSIGLHPANVDGLIGVMRDLLADGNSVVFVDHDVQILREADWLIEIGPGSGTEGGTVIAEGEPVGLDGGSLLAGFLTGDEPVVIRERAAADEVFALGTIHLETEAIHTVHPLSLDIPMGRLTAITGVSGSGKSTLILDSLVPAVQARSVAQARSVAQAKSSAKANSTVQDAREDAKLPDHVRALDAPAGLRVQVVDATPIGLNVRSTVATYSGVMDELRKVFAATERAREDGLTASDFSYNTGSLACPRCEGTGQVSLDIQFLPDVDIECPECHGSRFAPQAERYERDGITLPQLLGCTVREALSHTADLSRVQKRLKGLDELGLGYLTLGEATPALSGGEAQRLKLVSQMNKDQSDALFVLDEPSVGLHPLDVRTLLRVLERLTERGGTVVVIEHDLDVVANADYIVDLGPGGGQDGGRIVATGTPDEVAANDASITGNYLARHLART, encoded by the coding sequence ATGTCGCTGATCTCCACGATGCCCGAGCACATTCGCGTGCGGGACGCGCGGGTGCACAACCTCAAGTCGGTGGATGTGGATGTGCCGCTCCAGCGGCTGGTCGGGATCGCCGGAGTCTCGGGCTCAGGGAAATCCTCGCTCGCACTCGGGGTGCTGTACGCGGAGGGCTCACGGCGCTACCTCGAGGCACTCTCGACCTATACGCGTCGCCGCATGGCGCAGTCACCGCGGGCGGCGGTCGACTCTGTCGAGCACGTGCCGGCCGCACTCGCGCTGCGCCAGCGACCGGGCGTACCAGACGTCCGCTCGACTTTCGGCACCTCGACCGAGCTGCTCAACGTGCTCCGACTCATGTTCTCGCGGCTCGCATCCCACCTCTGCCCAAACGGCCACCGCGTGCCGCCAACCATCGATGTCGCGGCCGAGGTGCCGTTCGCGTGCCCGACCTGTGGCGAGACAGTGCATCCACCCGGCGCCGAGGCGCTTGCGTTCAACTCGGGCGGGGCGTGCCCGCGGTGCCAGGGCATCGGTGTGGTGCGCACGGTGGACGACGCCGCGCTCGTGCCGGACGAGTCGAAGACGATCGACGAGGGTGCGGTGCTGCCCTGGCAGGTCTTCGGCTTCAACGTGCAGCCCGACATCGTCCGGGAATTCGGCGTGCGCACCGACGTGCCGTGGCGCGAGCTGACCGACGACGAACGCGAGATCGTCTTCGACGGGCCCGAGGAAAAGAAGCACATCACGGTCACGTCGAAGAAGGGCATCCACGAGCTCGACTTCACTTTCCGAAACGCCCGGCTCACCGTCACGGAGGAGCTCAAGCGCGCGGATACCGACAAGCGGCTCGCGAAGGTGAGCCGCTTCCTGCGCGAGGGCACGTGCCCCGAGTGCGGCGGCAGCCGGTTGAGCCCGGCCGCCCGCGCGCCGGAAATCCACGGCCAGAACCTCGCCGAGATTTCGGCGCTGCCGCTCGAGGACGTGCTCGCGTGGGTGCCGACGGTCGCGGATGCGCTGCCCGGGTCGATGCAGGAAATGGCGGCCGCCCTGATCGACACGTTCGAAGGGATGGCCCGCCGGCTCATCGAGCTCGGGCTCGGGTACCTCGCGCTGGACCGCGCGGGCTCGACGCTCTCGACCGGTGAACGACAGCGCGCCCAGCTCGCGCGCAGCGTGCGAAATCGCACCACCGGAGTGCTCTACGTCCTCGACGAGCCGTCGATCGGCCTGCATCCCGCGAACGTCGACGGCCTCATCGGCGTCATGCGCGACCTGCTCGCCGACGGCAACTCCGTGGTGTTCGTGGACCACGACGTGCAGATTCTGCGCGAGGCCGACTGGCTCATCGAGATCGGACCGGGCTCGGGCACCGAGGGCGGCACGGTCATCGCGGAGGGTGAACCTGTCGGCCTCGACGGCGGCTCGCTCCTCGCGGGCTTCCTCACTGGGGATGAACCGGTCGTGATCCGCGAGCGGGCGGCGGCCGACGAGGTATTCGCCCTGGGCACGATCCACCTGGAGACAGAGGCGATCCACACGGTGCATCCGCTGTCGCTCGACATACCCATGGGGCGGCTCACCGCGATCACCGGCGTCTCGGGTTCGGGAAAGAGCACGCTGATTCTCGATTCGCTCGTGCCGGCGGTGCAGGCGCGCAGTGTTGCCCAGGCGCGCAGCGTTGCTCAAGCGAAAAGCTCGGCCAAGGCGAACAGCACGGTCCAGGATGCACGCGAGGACGCGAAACTGCCCGATCACGTCCGCGCGCTCGATGCCCCGGCGGGCCTACGCGTCCAGGTCGTCGACGCGACCCCGATCGGCCTCAACGTGCGCTCGACGGTCGCGACCTACTCCGGCGTGATGGATGAGCTGCGCAAGGTGTTCGCGGCGACCGAGCGGGCCCGAGAAGACGGGCTCACCGCATCCGACTTCTCGTATAACACCGGCTCGCTCGCATGCCCGCGCTGCGAGGGCACGGGGCAGGTCTCGCTCGACATCCAGTTCCTGCCGGACGTCGACATCGAATGCCCGGAGTGCCACGGCAGCCGCTTCGCGCCGCAGGCCGAACGGTACGAGCGCGATGGCATCACGCTGCCGCAGCTCCTCGGATGCACGGTTCGCGAGGCCCTATCTCACACGGCCGACCTCTCCCGGGTGCAGAAGCGGCTCAAGGGTCTCGATGAGCTCGGCCTCGGCTACCTCACGCTTGGGGAGGCGACCCCCGCGCTCTCGGGCGGCGAGGCGCAGCGGCTCAAGCTTGTGAGCCAGATGAATAAGGACCAGTCGGATGCGCTCTTCGTGCTCGACGAGCCGAGCGTGGGCCTGCATCCGCTCGACGTGCGCACGCTGTTGCGGGTGCTCGAGCGACTCACGGAGCGGGGCGGCACGGTCGTCGTGATCGAGCATGACCTCGACGTCGTCGCGAATGCCGACTACATTGTCGACCTCGGGCCCGGAGGCGGTCAGGACGGTGGCCGCATCGTCGCGACGGGCACACCCGATGAGGTCGCCGCGAACGACGCATCCATCACGGGCAACTACTTGGCTCGGCACCTGGCGCGAACTTGA
- a CDS encoding type II toxin-antitoxin system RelE/ParE family toxin gives MELRYADNELERRCTDARHMQRKLGAQVAKALRLRLDELRNAAEMSDLLFFAGRWEELKGDRAGQWSGRLTANWRLIVSPDDGAITVLVIEITDYHKR, from the coding sequence ATGGAACTGCGCTACGCGGACAACGAGCTGGAGCGTCGCTGCACCGACGCGCGTCATATGCAACGCAAACTCGGCGCGCAGGTGGCCAAAGCCCTACGCCTTCGGCTCGATGAACTGCGTAACGCCGCTGAGATGAGCGACCTTCTCTTCTTTGCCGGCAGGTGGGAGGAGCTGAAGGGCGATCGAGCTGGCCAGTGGTCAGGGCGATTGACCGCAAACTGGCGACTCATCGTGAGCCCTGACGACGGGGCCATCACCGTACTCGTCATCGAAATCACCGACTACCACAAACGGTAA